Genomic segment of Candidatus Flexicrinis affinis:
ACCCGAGGCTTCCTCCGCATCGCGGGTCGCTGCCTCCACCGTCGCATCGAGTCCGCGCACGCGCGGATCGTTGAGGGCGGCCGCTTCCGGCGTCCCGTAGGCGACGAGTCGGTTCAGCAGCGCCCCGCGTTCTTCCAGCGCGGCCGTGCGGGCGGCTTCGGCCTCGGCGACCTGTGCGCGGCGGTCGGCGAGCTCGGCTTGATCGGCCAGCAGTTGATCATATAGCGGGCGGTTGGCACGCGAGACGTAGTTACCCAGTGTATAGGCCGGCGGCGCGGCCGTCGCCTCTGGCGGTCGCATGCTGATGCGTGCGCTGCCGCCCAGCCGATCCCACAAGATACCGAGCGGCGGACCATGCCAGCGTCCAGCCGATTCGATATCGTCGGCCGCACGGGCAAGCTGCGACGCCAGTCCGGCAACCGACTCGATCAGCGCGTCGAGCCTGCCGCTGTGCGCCAGCATCGCAAATGCGCTCGAACCCGACGGGTCGACCTGTGCGACCAAGCCATCGACTTCGGTATGAACGCGCTCTGCGGCGAGGCGCAGCGAATCGGCGCTGCGGGACATGTCGCTCGCGGCGGTGCGCAGG
This window contains:
- a CDS encoding CHAP domain-containing protein; amino-acid sequence: MNDLVSARLQDLRTAASDMSRSADSLRLAAERVHTEVDGLVAQVDPSGSSAFAMLAHSGRLDALIESVAGLASQLARAADDIESAGRWHGPPLGILWDRLGGSARISMRPPEATAAPPAYTLGNYVSRANRPLYDQLLADQAELADRRAQVAEAEAARTAALEERGALLNRLVAYGTPEAAALNDPRVRGLDATVEAATRDAEEASGQATVLEHRIEGTTQRLLAVTPPDAADPAVIRSLEGGQSESYVLANTRDCVNYVASRVPIPGELAANAHLWDERAAELSRFGIRTSDTPLAGSILVLETDHPYADDRYGHVALVEYVDSAGGVWITDNNHAQPVRLDTLTSETTGDRVKYLYLPWYTKA